Proteins from one Mytilus galloprovincialis chromosome 11, xbMytGall1.hap1.1, whole genome shotgun sequence genomic window:
- the LOC143052639 gene encoding uncharacterized protein LOC143052639, protein MALVLNTTKEFCTDRNNPDSGGTDNSQSFSQQDSVPDREPGTYKCSFCSSNFSSLYHLQCHHVYKHSSIMNNGNHCNKVHNTQLDSQPLDLKMAAFNSQRVSYDSSHVMEKPVVSESGALDLSTVRSRVVSEPKPEYNQVSSSVNNDVIESDNEDSDKLVIDTQHENTTENDRDEDTSETNQSNAPLSHHAKNGKQNSYNSTYNSQYDKCETQHSSIRPETDIRTYDKVPSIERQPLDFRSKSPQRNNTHFSELTKPGDTSGYPPYYNPPIDNQSLLNMIPPMPNMGMMGNFQMPFGFSPYMMMPPNSFMPPATIGGMPEGRFQLPIDSFPNSMNPTMPYNPNLNLQPSKVGPVRRNSGSKSRSTSKNSEITSKQKDVVEIYQCKTCSRKFSQVGNFHNHMKTHESKVCSCGICEKEFSDSYELQRHMRNTHTGSMPYKCEQCDREFSQYNNLRRHLRVHNGKNYKCHLCGRTFNEVFYLEMHMGSHTGERTYKCGVCNAAFSDNAELQKHVKTHSAEELHTCDVCGKSFSKACVLRQHKKMHSGIRPFKCDVCDKSFIHRHHLTIHSRMHSTNKPYICKICKKEFAQTSHLYKHIRQHTEQPGVTEAMIHESLAPILDKLKQSGDSPISSPSIDSSDEKISDVVNNNIKREKDSMEESNSGEVTVQNEMKLSESSKPEEAGEEMEDVSGDESELSKSAGEKTLEFVKETMVNKEQKDIKSIEVELCEQKINQPPQTLQATRIDVTEVMKHSLKEVENLFHQHRQNKEGGNTHDDLHDKKSESYESDDNASDKTSVSLASSLSERRYLNSPNSGLPYDEQCLKESSLPRIPDYGPQYHENSTLNQDHNEEAKLNTSYHCDKVQEKCNETDRYSPISQSGDSLCESDFRSRSNSASENLVPNYKPTSSALSPRIVSSENILKEQLIPKDNCLVEETKVEIVMPPKKRKRYASRQKKKSQDSVDMIEDQSADQSKYPQMIQPMAAEAQQMYFLQLQQMQMALAANVMAAQGMMMHSEQMKNQRGIPNGYQYNSDTNDLPLVRQTPSGTPMKTSLPFPFNITKDSGPLEYPRGSPIQNGSIINHSIAKAGYS, encoded by the exons ATGGCTTTGGTTTTGAACACGACAAAGGAGTTTTGCACAG ACAGAAATAACCCAGACAGTGGAGGTACAGACAATAGTCAATCATTTTCGCAGCAGGATTCAGTCCCAGACAGGGAACCAG gaaCTTACAAATGCAGTTTTTGTTCGAGTAACTTTTCGTCATTATATCACCTACAGTGCCATCATGTATACAAACACTCTTCAATAATGAACAATGGTAATCATTGTAACAAAGTGCATAATACTCAACTAGACTCTCAACCTTTAGACTTAAAAATGGCAGCATTCAATTCCCAAAGAGTGAGTTATGACTCTTCACATGTCATGGAAAAGCCTGTAGTATCAGAGTCTGGTGCCTTAGATCTTTCGACTGTCAGAAGCAGAGTGGTTTCTGAACCGAAGCCAGAATATAATCAAGTTTCGTCAAGTGTCAATAACGATGTCATTGAATCAGATAATGAAGATAGCGATAAGTTAGTTATAGATACACAACATGAAAATACTACAGAAAATGATCGCGATGAAGATACATCTGAAACCAACCAATCAAATGCTCCGCTGTCTCATCACGCTAAAAATGGAAAGCAAAACTCATATAATAGCACTTACAACTCACAGTATGATAAATGTGAAACACAGCATTCATCAATCCGTCCAGAAACTGACATTAGAACTTATGATAAAGTTCCTTCCATTGAAAGGCAGCCATTAGACTTCAGGTCTAAGTCCCCACAAAGAAATAATACTCATTTTTCCGAACTTACTAAACCAGGTGACACTAGTGGTTATCCTCCGTATTATAATCCACCAATAGATAATCAATCCTTATTGAACATGATTCCACCAATGCCGAACATGGGGATGATGGGAAATTTTCAAATGCCATTCGGATTCTCTCCATATATGATGATGCCACCAAATTCTTTTATGCCACCTGCCACAATTGGTGGTATGCCTGAAGGTAGATTTCAACTACCAATTGACTCTTTCCCGAATTCCATGAATCCTACAATGCCTTACAACCCTAACTTAAACTTACAACCCAGTAAAGTAGGACCAGTAAGGAGAAATTCTGGAAGTAAGTCGAGATCAACATCCAAAAATAGCGAAATAACGAGTAAACAAAAGGACGTTGTTGAAATCTATCAGTGTAAAACATGTAGCAGAAAATTCTCGCAAGTTGGAAACTTCCACAACCATATGAAAACTCATGAATCTAAAGTATGCTCATGTGGAATTTGTGAAAAGGAATTTAGTGATAGCTATGAACTTCAGCGACACATGAGAAATACTCATACAGGAAGTATGCCGTATAAATGTGAGCAGTGTGATCGTGAATTTAGTCAGTATAACAATTTACGTCGTCATCTTCGTGTGCATAATGGTAAAAATTACAAGTGTCATCTGTGTGGTCGCACATTCAATGAAGTGTTTTATTTAGAGATGCACATGGGGTCACACACTGGTGAAAGGACATACAAATGTGGAGTGTGTAATGCAGCATTTAGTGACAACGCAGAATTACAAAAACATGTCAAAACACATAGTGCTGAGGAATTACACACCTGTGATGTGTGTGGAAAGTCATTCAGTAAGGCGTGTGTGTTACGTCAACATAAGAAGATGCACAGCGGTATACGTCCATTTAAATGTGATGTTTGTGACAAGTCTTTTATACATCGACATCATCTGACGATTCATTCTCGTATGCACAGCACAAACAAGCCATACATTTGCAAGATATGCAAGAAGGAATTTGCTCAGACAAGTCATTTATACAAACATATTCGTCAGCATACAGAGCAACCAGGTGTGACTGAAGCCATGATCCACGAATCGTTAGCACCAATactagataaattaaaacaatcaggTGATTCTCCAATATCTTCACCATCCATTGATTCTAGTGATGAGAAAATATCAGATGTTGTTAACAACAACATCAAACGAGAAAAAGATTCAATGGAGGAAAGTAATTCAGGGGAAGTAACTGtccaaaatgaaatgaaattatctGAAAGCTCAAAGCCGGAGGAAGCAGGTGAAGAAATGGAGGATGTTTCTGGAGACGAATCTGAACTTTCAAAATCTGCAGGGGAAAAGACACTAGAATTTGTAAAAGAAACGATGGTTAACAAAGAGCAGAAGGATATTAAATCCATTGAAGTTGAATTGTGTGAACAGAAAATCAATCAACCTCCTCAAACACTGCAAGCCACACGTATAGATGTCACCGAAGTCATGAAACATAGTCTTAAAGAAGTTGAAAATTTATTTCATCAGCACAGGCAGAACAAAGAAGGGGGAAATACTCATGATGATTTACATGACAAGAAGTCAGAAAGTTATGAATCAGATGACAATGCATCAGACAAAACTAGTGTCTCGTTAGCCTCAAGCTTGTCGGAGAGACGATATCTCAATAGTCCTAACTCTGGTTTGCCCTATGATGAACAATGCTTAAAGGAGAGTTCCTTACCCAGAATTCCAGATTATGGTCCCCAGTATCATGAAAATAGCACTTTGAATCAAGACCATAATGAAGAAGCCAAACTTAATACCAGTTACCATTGTGACAAAGTACAAGAGAAGTGTAATGAAACTGACAGATATTCTCCCATAAGTCAGTCTGGTGACTCATTGTGTGAAAGTGACTTCCGATCTAGGAGTAACTCTGCCTCTGAAAATCTTGTGCCTAACTATAAGCCGACATCTTCAGCATTATCACCTAGAATAGTATCCTCTGAAAATATACTGAAGGAGCAACTCATTCCTAAAGATAATTGTCTTGTAGAAGAGACCAAGGTGGAAATTGTGATGCCACCAAAGAAACGGAAACGATATGCATCCCGTCAAAAAAAGAAATCTCAAGATTCCGTGGACATGATAGAAGATCAGTCGGCTGACCAATCAAAATATCCTCAGATGATACAGCCAATGGCAGCAGAGGCTCAACAAATGTACTTTCTTCAGCTCCAGCAAATGCAGATGGCGCTAGCTGCAAATGTCATGGCTGCACAAGGCATGATGATGCACAGTGAACAGATGAAAAACCAAAGAGGTATTCCGAATGGATACCAATATAATTCTGACACAAATGATCTCCCTTTAGTTAGACAGACTCCGTCAGGAACTCCAATGAAAACTAGTCTTCCATTTCCATTTAACATAACCAAAGACAGTGGGCCTCTTGAATACCCAAGAGGAAGCCCTATTCAAAATGGCAGCATAATTAATCATTCCATTGCAAAAGCCGgttattcataa